In Pseudomonas asiatica, the following are encoded in one genomic region:
- a CDS encoding ATP-binding protein — protein sequence MSEPVQFPLAAVVGADDLKLALCLTAIDPKIGGVLIEGPRGMAKSTLARGLADLLGEGPFVTLPLGASEERLVGTLDLDAALGQGKAQFSPGVLAQADGGVLYVDEVNLLPDTLVDLLLDVAASGTNRIERDGISHRHSARFVLIGTMNPEEGELRPQLLDRFGLNVALEGLPEPEARQQIIRRRLAFDSDPQAFCAQWAEAQAQLRERCQAARQALAGIALDDQALAWITERCYAAGVDGLRADLVWLRAARAHCAWRGGEAIEEADVDAVAEFALRHRRRVSPQANPPAAPQQPEQQPGRQDAGNPGEQGGQGDWGAMPAQPVASGARREVPNWAKKP from the coding sequence ATGAGTGAACCCGTGCAATTTCCACTGGCGGCCGTGGTCGGTGCCGATGACCTGAAACTGGCGCTGTGCCTGACCGCAATCGACCCGAAGATCGGCGGCGTGTTGATCGAGGGGCCACGTGGCATGGCCAAGAGTACCCTGGCCCGTGGCTTGGCCGACCTGCTCGGTGAGGGGCCGTTCGTGACCCTGCCACTGGGCGCCAGCGAAGAGCGGTTGGTCGGCACCCTCGACCTGGATGCCGCACTGGGGCAGGGCAAGGCGCAGTTCTCCCCAGGAGTACTGGCCCAGGCCGATGGTGGCGTGCTGTACGTCGATGAGGTGAACCTGCTGCCCGACACCCTGGTCGACCTGCTGCTCGATGTGGCAGCCAGCGGCACCAACCGCATCGAGCGCGACGGCATCTCGCACCGGCACAGTGCCCGCTTCGTACTGATCGGCACCATGAACCCGGAGGAGGGCGAACTGCGCCCGCAGTTGCTCGACCGCTTTGGCCTCAATGTGGCCCTGGAAGGCTTGCCCGAGCCTGAGGCGCGCCAGCAGATCATTCGCCGCCGTCTGGCCTTCGACAGCGACCCGCAGGCCTTTTGCGCGCAATGGGCCGAGGCCCAGGCGCAATTGCGCGAGCGCTGCCAGGCGGCGCGTCAGGCCCTGGCCGGCATTGCCCTGGACGACCAGGCGCTGGCCTGGATCACCGAACGCTGCTATGCCGCTGGGGTCGACGGGCTGCGCGCCGATCTGGTCTGGCTGCGCGCCGCACGCGCCCACTGTGCGTGGCGTGGTGGCGAGGCCATCGAGGAGGCCGATGTCGATGCAGTGGCCGAGTTCGCCTTGCGCCATCGCCGCCGCGTTTCGCCCCAGGCCAACCCGCCTGCGGCGCCGCAGCAGCCTGAACAGCAACCCGGTCGACAAGACGCGGGCAACCCTGGCGAACAGGGCGGGCAGGGCGACTGGGGCGCAATGCCGGCGCAGCCTGTGGCCAGCGGCGCGCGCCGCGAGGTGCCGAACTGGGCAAAAAAGCCCTGA
- a CDS encoding vWA domain-containing protein: MAWLPTLLKGRPRQRQDLCWQQRQARPAELWLVIVDASASTRRHQALAQTKGLLAALFDQAYRQRARLALLTASGRSPQWQRHGLKASAALQPWLQALGAGGGTPLIAALEQARHWLQDRQRAHPEEGLRCLVFTDGRLQHWNTVQPMPCATLLVDMELAPVRLGRAQRLAQQLQADYQHLQQFRLVD, encoded by the coding sequence GTGGCCTGGCTGCCGACCCTGCTCAAGGGCCGGCCACGCCAGCGCCAGGACCTGTGCTGGCAGCAACGCCAGGCCAGGCCCGCAGAACTGTGGCTGGTAATCGTCGATGCTTCGGCCTCGACCCGTCGCCACCAGGCGTTGGCGCAAACCAAAGGGCTGCTGGCGGCGCTGTTCGACCAAGCCTACCGCCAACGTGCCCGGTTGGCCCTGCTTACCGCCAGCGGGCGCTCACCGCAGTGGCAGCGCCACGGCCTGAAGGCCTCGGCCGCCTTGCAACCGTGGCTGCAAGCCTTGGGAGCTGGTGGTGGCACGCCGTTGATCGCTGCACTGGAGCAGGCTCGGCACTGGTTGCAGGATCGGCAACGGGCCCACCCCGAAGAAGGGTTACGCTGCCTGGTGTTCACCGATGGTCGCCTGCAACACTGGAATACCGTGCAGCCGATGCCGTGCGCCACTCTGTTGGTGGACATGGAACTGGCGCCGGTGCGCCTGGGCCGTGCGCAGCGCCTGGCGCAGCAACTTCAGGCGGATTACCAGCACCTGCAACAGTTCAGATTGGTGGATTGA
- a CDS encoding sigma-54 dependent transcriptional regulator, which produces MQQLAAQRRLLIVDPCDDCHRLLPGLRSAGWDVHSCMLDAALDHPCDVGLLRLQASHLRRPDGVKDLIKRSNTEWIAVLSAEQLRMPAVGDFVCEWFFDFHTLPFDVSRVQVTLGRAFGMARLRGKGMARVDETSHELLGDSRPIRELRKLLGKLAPTESPVLICGESGTGKELVARTLHRQSQRSEQPFIAINCGAIPEHLIQSELFGHEKGAFTGAHQRKAGRIEAAHGGTLFLDEIGDLPLELQANLLRFLQEKHIERVGGSQPIPVDVRVLAATHVDLERAIEQGRFREDLYYRLNVLQVVTAPLRDRHGDLSMLASHFAHFYSLETGRRPRSFSEHALAAMGRHDWPGNVRELANRVRRGLVLAEGRQIEAQDLGLQPLDQVQQPLGTLEEYKHRAERQALCDVLSRHSDNMSVAAKVLGISRPTFYRLLHKHQIR; this is translated from the coding sequence ATGCAGCAGCTTGCCGCCCAACGCCGTTTGCTCATCGTCGACCCCTGCGATGACTGCCATCGTTTGTTACCCGGATTGCGCAGCGCAGGCTGGGATGTGCACAGCTGCATGCTCGACGCCGCGTTGGATCATCCCTGCGATGTGGGCCTGTTGCGCTTGCAGGCGTCGCACCTGAGGCGCCCGGACGGGGTCAAGGACTTGATCAAACGCAGCAACACCGAATGGATTGCCGTGCTCAGCGCCGAACAACTGCGCATGCCGGCCGTCGGCGATTTTGTTTGTGAATGGTTCTTTGACTTCCACACCTTGCCGTTCGACGTTTCCCGCGTTCAGGTCACGCTGGGCCGGGCCTTCGGTATGGCGCGCCTGCGCGGCAAAGGGATGGCGAGGGTGGATGAAACGAGCCACGAACTGCTCGGTGATAGCCGCCCGATCCGTGAACTGCGCAAGCTGCTGGGCAAGCTGGCGCCCACTGAATCGCCGGTGCTGATCTGTGGAGAAAGCGGCACCGGCAAGGAACTGGTGGCCCGCACCCTGCATCGCCAGTCGCAACGCAGCGAGCAACCGTTCATTGCCATCAACTGCGGGGCAATCCCCGAGCACCTGATCCAGTCGGAACTGTTCGGCCATGAAAAGGGCGCTTTCACGGGTGCTCATCAGCGCAAGGCCGGGCGCATCGAAGCGGCTCATGGTGGCACGCTGTTTCTCGACGAAATTGGCGATTTGCCGCTGGAGTTGCAGGCCAACCTGCTGCGCTTTCTGCAGGAAAAGCACATCGAGCGCGTGGGGGGCAGCCAGCCGATCCCGGTGGATGTCAGGGTGCTGGCGGCTACCCACGTGGACCTGGAAAGGGCCATCGAGCAAGGGCGCTTTCGCGAAGACCTGTATTACCGCCTGAACGTGTTGCAGGTAGTGACCGCACCACTGCGAGACCGGCATGGCGACCTGTCGATGCTGGCCAGTCATTTTGCCCATTTCTACAGTCTTGAAACCGGGCGTCGACCGCGCTCGTTCAGCGAGCATGCCTTGGCGGCCATGGGCCGGCATGACTGGCCGGGCAATGTCCGCGAGTTGGCCAACCGGGTAAGGCGCGGGCTGGTGCTCGCAGAAGGCCGGCAAATCGAGGCACAGGACCTTGGATTGCAGCCCCTGGACCAGGTACAGCAACCGCTGGGCACGCTGGAAGAGTACAAGCACCGAGCCGAGCGCCAGGCGCTGTGCGATGTACTCAGCCGGCACAGTGACAACATGAGTGTGGCGGCCAAGGTGCTAGGTATATCGCGGCCGACTTTCTATCGGTTGCTGCACAAGCACCAGATTCGCTGA
- the yghU gene encoding glutathione-dependent disulfide-bond oxidoreductase, which yields MSKPAYVPPKVWRNDAASGGQFASINRPVAGPTHDKDLPQGKHPLQLYSLATPNGVKVTIALEELLALGHLGAEYDAWLIRIGEGDQFSSGFVQVNPNSKIPALLDRSVEPPVRVFESGSILLYLAEKFGALLPKAPAARTESLNWLFWQMGAAPYLGGGFGHFYVYAPEKFEYAINRFTMEAKRQLDVLDRRLAESRYLGGEEYSIADIAVWPWYGQLVRGNLYGAAEFLAVDEYKHVQRWAEEIALRPAVQRGTRVNRTWGDEASQVPERHAAADLDE from the coding sequence ATGAGCAAGCCCGCCTACGTGCCACCCAAGGTCTGGCGCAACGACGCCGCGTCCGGTGGCCAGTTCGCCAGCATCAACCGCCCGGTTGCCGGCCCGACTCACGACAAGGACCTACCGCAGGGCAAGCACCCGCTGCAGCTGTACTCCCTGGCCACGCCCAATGGCGTGAAGGTCACCATCGCCCTCGAAGAGCTGCTTGCCCTGGGCCACCTTGGTGCCGAGTACGATGCCTGGTTGATCCGCATTGGCGAGGGCGACCAATTCTCCAGCGGCTTTGTCCAGGTAAACCCCAACTCGAAGATCCCCGCCCTGCTCGACCGCAGCGTCGAGCCGCCGGTGCGGGTGTTCGAGTCGGGGTCGATCCTGCTGTACCTGGCGGAAAAGTTCGGTGCCTTGCTGCCGAAAGCGCCAGCTGCACGCACCGAAAGCCTGAACTGGCTGTTCTGGCAAATGGGCGCGGCGCCATACCTGGGCGGCGGCTTTGGCCACTTCTATGTGTATGCGCCAGAAAAGTTCGAGTACGCGATCAACCGCTTCACCATGGAAGCCAAGCGTCAGCTGGATGTGCTCGACCGGCGCCTGGCCGAAAGCCGCTACCTGGGCGGCGAGGAATACAGCATCGCCGACATTGCCGTGTGGCCTTGGTATGGCCAGCTGGTACGCGGCAACCTGTATGGCGCGGCGGAGTTCCTGGCGGTGGACGAGTACAAGCATGTGCAGCGCTGGGCCGAGGAGATTGCCTTGCGCCCGGCGGTGCAGCGTGGCACACGGGTGAACCGGACCTGGGGGGATGAGGCCAGCCAGGTGCCGGAGCGGCATGCAGCGGCAGACCTGGACGAATAA
- a CDS encoding alpha/beta hydrolase family protein → MTLSRCMLALALLGSLLAHAEAAPWVVGLHHMTLADPVDARPMQALAFYPAIGKTRSSRIDGYPVDVSEEAPVALGQFPLLVLSHGNTGSPLALHYLATSLARQGFIVVAVVHPGDNARDHSRLGTLSNLYGRPLQVSAAITAARDDALLGPYLNGGKVGVIGYSAGGETALILSGARPDLDRLRKYCLERPDDADACKTHGVLIADRSELVPEADQRVGAVMLMAPLSLLFGRHALAGVQVPALIYSGDSDQLVAVDRNAEALARKLPVTPDYRLLAGAGHFVFMAHCDAEQSVRMPALCKDAAGVDRRHIHHSLQQEAAVFFSQALGAPEPAERSAASGAPRQQQR, encoded by the coding sequence ATGACTCTTTCTCGCTGCATGCTGGCGCTGGCCCTGCTCGGTAGCCTTCTGGCCCATGCCGAGGCCGCACCCTGGGTTGTCGGCCTGCACCACATGACTCTGGCCGACCCGGTCGATGCCCGGCCCATGCAGGCGCTGGCGTTCTACCCGGCCATTGGCAAGACCCGCAGCAGCCGGATAGACGGCTACCCGGTCGACGTGAGTGAAGAGGCGCCGGTAGCATTGGGCCAGTTCCCGTTGCTGGTGCTGTCCCACGGCAATACCGGCAGCCCGCTGGCCTTGCATTACCTGGCGACGTCGCTGGCGCGCCAGGGTTTTATCGTGGTGGCGGTGGTGCACCCCGGCGACAACGCCCGCGACCACAGCCGCCTGGGCACCCTGAGCAACCTGTACGGCCGGCCGCTGCAAGTGAGTGCCGCAATTACGGCCGCCCGCGATGATGCCTTGCTGGGGCCTTATCTGAACGGTGGCAAGGTTGGGGTGATCGGCTACTCGGCCGGTGGTGAAACTGCCTTGATCCTCTCAGGCGCGCGCCCAGACCTGGACCGCCTGCGCAAGTACTGCCTGGAGCGCCCTGACGACGCCGACGCCTGCAAGACCCACGGTGTACTGATTGCCGACCGCAGCGAGCTGGTGCCAGAGGCCGACCAGCGGGTGGGGGCCGTGATGCTCATGGCACCGCTCAGCCTGCTGTTCGGGCGCCATGCCCTGGCCGGGGTGCAGGTGCCGGCGCTGATCTACAGTGGCGACAGCGACCAGCTGGTGGCGGTGGACCGCAACGCCGAAGCCCTGGCCCGCAAGTTGCCGGTGACACCGGACTATCGCCTGCTGGCCGGCGCCGGGCACTTCGTGTTCATGGCCCATTGCGATGCCGAGCAGTCCGTGCGGATGCCGGCGCTGTGCAAGGACGCCGCAGGTGTGGATCGTCGGCACATCCACCATTCCCTGCAGCAGGAAGCCGCGGTGTTCTTCAGCCAGGCGTTGGGCGCGCCGGAGCCGGCCGAGCGTTCAGCCGCGAGTGGCGCGCCGCGCCAGCAACAGCGTTAG
- a CDS encoding MFS transporter: MTAQQPAPASNTLQITLQILSIVFYTFIAFLCIGLPIAVLPSHVHDQLGFGAVVAGLTIGLQYLATLLSRPFAGRVADTLGGKQAIRFGLLGIAGCGVLTLLSAWTLTLPLLSLVLLLGGRLLLGIAQGLIGVATLSWGISQVGPEHTARVISWNGIASYGAIAIGAPLGVLAVDGLDFSVLGPALLVLAVSALLVLRKRPDVVVVRGERLPFWSAFGRVSPCGLGLTLASIGYGTLTTFVTLYYLERGWVGAAWCLSAFGVCFIISRLLFVNAVNRFGGYNVAVACMATEVLGLSLLWLAPSPPWALIGAGLTGFGLSLVYPALGVEAIKQVPSSSRGAGLGAYAVFFDMALAIAGPVMGAVAAHLGYASIFCVAALLALAGVGLTLLLARRATRG; encoded by the coding sequence ATGACCGCGCAACAGCCTGCTCCCGCCAGTAACACGCTGCAAATCACTCTGCAGATCCTGTCGATCGTTTTCTACACCTTCATCGCCTTCCTCTGCATCGGCCTGCCGATCGCCGTGCTGCCCAGCCATGTGCATGACCAACTGGGGTTTGGCGCGGTGGTCGCCGGGCTGACCATTGGCCTGCAATACCTGGCCACGCTACTCAGCCGCCCGTTTGCCGGGCGCGTGGCCGATACCCTGGGGGGCAAGCAGGCCATTCGCTTCGGCTTGCTGGGGATTGCCGGCTGCGGGGTGTTGACCCTGCTCTCGGCCTGGACCCTGACGCTTCCGCTGCTGAGCCTGGTGCTGTTGCTCGGCGGGCGCCTGCTGCTGGGCATCGCCCAAGGGCTGATCGGCGTAGCCACGCTGAGCTGGGGCATCAGCCAGGTCGGCCCCGAACACACCGCCAGGGTGATTTCGTGGAACGGTATCGCCTCCTATGGCGCCATCGCCATTGGTGCCCCCTTGGGTGTACTGGCCGTCGACGGGCTGGACTTCAGCGTGCTGGGGCCGGCATTGCTGGTGCTGGCGGTATCTGCCCTGCTGGTACTGCGCAAGCGGCCGGACGTGGTGGTGGTGCGCGGCGAGCGCCTGCCCTTCTGGTCGGCCTTCGGCCGGGTCTCACCGTGCGGTCTGGGCCTGACCCTTGCCTCTATTGGCTACGGTACCCTGACCACCTTCGTCACCCTGTATTACCTGGAGCGCGGCTGGGTGGGCGCAGCCTGGTGCCTGAGTGCCTTTGGCGTGTGCTTCATCATTTCCCGGCTGCTGTTCGTCAATGCGGTCAACCGCTTTGGTGGCTACAACGTGGCGGTCGCGTGCATGGCCACCGAAGTGCTCGGCCTGAGCCTGCTGTGGCTGGCACCGTCGCCGCCGTGGGCGCTGATCGGTGCCGGGCTTACCGGTTTCGGGCTGTCGCTGGTCTACCCGGCGCTGGGGGTTGAAGCGATCAAGCAGGTACCCAGCAGCAGCCGTGGTGCAGGGCTGGGGGCCTACGCCGTGTTCTTCGACATGGCCCTGGCCATCGCCGGGCCGGTGATGGGCGCAGTGGCCGCACATCTGGGCTATGCCTCGATCTTCTGTGTGGCCGCGTTGCTCGCCCTGGCCGGTGTCGGTCTAACGCTGTTGCTGGCGCGGCGCGCCACTCGCGGCTGA
- a CDS encoding ABC-F family ATPase, with translation MISTANITMQFGSKPLFENVSVKFNNGNRYGLIGANGCGKSTFMKILGGDLEPSGGQVMLEPNTRLGKLRQDQFAYEEFTVIDTVIMGHGQLWKVKAERDRIYSLPEMTEEDGMAVAELETEFAEMDGYTAESRAGELLLGLGIPLEQHFGPMSEVAPGWKLRVLLAQALFSDPDVLLLDEPTNHLDINTIRWLENILTARNSTMVIISHDRHFLNSVCTHMADLDYGELRVFPGNYDEYMTAATQAREQLLSDNAKKKAQIAELQTFVSRFSANASKAKQATSRAKQIDKIQLAEVKPSSRVSPFIRFEQTKKLHRQAVTVEKMAKAFDDKVLFKDLGFTIEAGERVAIIGPNGIGKTTLLRTLVGEMTPDKGEVKWTDSAEVGYYAQDHAHDFEDDMTLFDWMGQWTSGEQVIRGTLGRMLFSNDEILKSVKVISGGEQGRMLFGKLILQKPNVLVMDEPTNHLDMESIEALNLALENYPGTLLFVSHDREFVSSLATRIIELSADGVVDFSGTYDDYLRSQGVLV, from the coding sequence TTGATCTCCACCGCTAACATCACCATGCAGTTCGGCTCCAAGCCGCTGTTCGAAAACGTTTCCGTCAAATTCAACAACGGCAACCGCTACGGCCTGATCGGCGCCAACGGTTGCGGCAAGTCGACCTTCATGAAGATCCTCGGCGGTGACCTCGAACCGTCGGGCGGCCAGGTCATGCTCGAGCCGAACACGCGCCTGGGCAAGCTGCGCCAGGACCAGTTCGCCTATGAGGAATTCACCGTGATCGACACGGTGATCATGGGCCACGGCCAACTGTGGAAGGTCAAGGCCGAGCGCGATCGCATCTACTCGCTGCCGGAAATGACCGAGGAAGACGGCATGGCCGTCGCCGAGCTGGAAACCGAATTCGCCGAGATGGACGGCTACACCGCCGAATCACGCGCCGGTGAACTGCTGCTGGGCCTGGGTATTCCGCTGGAACAGCACTTCGGCCCGATGAGCGAGGTGGCTCCGGGCTGGAAGCTGCGTGTCCTGCTGGCCCAGGCGCTGTTCTCGGACCCGGACGTACTGCTGCTCGACGAGCCGACCAACCACCTGGACATCAACACCATCCGCTGGCTGGAGAACATCCTCACCGCGCGCAACAGCACCATGGTGATCATTTCCCACGACCGGCACTTCCTCAACAGTGTCTGCACCCACATGGCCGACCTGGACTACGGCGAGCTGCGCGTGTTCCCGGGCAACTACGACGAGTACATGACCGCTGCCACCCAGGCCCGCGAGCAGCTGCTGTCGGACAACGCCAAGAAGAAAGCCCAGATCGCCGAACTGCAGACCTTCGTCAGCCGCTTCTCGGCCAACGCCTCCAAGGCCAAGCAGGCCACCTCGCGGGCCAAGCAGATCGACAAGATCCAGCTGGCCGAGGTCAAGCCGTCGAGCCGGGTGAGCCCGTTCATCCGCTTCGAACAGACCAAGAAGCTGCACCGCCAGGCCGTCACCGTCGAAAAAATGGCCAAGGCCTTCGACGACAAAGTGCTGTTCAAGGACCTGGGCTTCACCATCGAGGCTGGCGAGCGCGTGGCGATCATCGGCCCCAACGGTATCGGCAAGACCACCCTGCTGCGCACCCTGGTCGGTGAAATGACCCCGGACAAGGGTGAAGTGAAGTGGACCGACAGCGCCGAGGTGGGCTACTACGCCCAGGACCACGCCCACGACTTCGAAGACGACATGACCCTGTTCGACTGGATGGGCCAGTGGACCTCCGGCGAGCAGGTGATCCGCGGCACCCTCGGGCGCATGCTGTTCTCCAACGACGAGATTCTCAAGTCGGTGAAGGTGATTTCCGGTGGTGAGCAAGGCCGCATGCTGTTCGGCAAGCTGATCCTGCAAAAGCCGAACGTGCTGGTGATGGACGAGCCGACCAACCACCTGGACATGGAATCGATCGAAGCGCTGAACCTGGCGCTGGAGAACTACCCGGGCACCCTGCTGTTCGTCAGCCATGACCGTGAGTTCGTGTCTTCGCTGGCCACGCGCATCATCGAGCTGTCGGCTGATGGCGTGGTGGACTTCAGCGGTACCTACGACGATTACCTGCGTAGCCAGGGTGTGCTGGTCTGA
- a CDS encoding SOS response-associated peptidase: MCGRLSQYRGIHDFVETLSLPEAWRNNVGDQPLGRYNIAPTTPVAVLRMDDAGPRADLVKWGWRPHWANDRAAPINARVEKVAHGPFFREIWPHRAITPIDGWYEWVDEGGPKKQPYYIRRQDGRPALCASIGQFTGTERDGFVIITADAQGGMVDVHDRRPVVLSPELAYEWIAAAMPSERAEQLVLNLGEPAEAFDWYRVGIAVGNVRNQGAELINPLQ, encoded by the coding sequence ATGTGCGGAAGGCTCAGCCAGTACCGTGGCATACATGACTTCGTTGAAACCCTGAGCCTGCCAGAGGCCTGGCGGAACAACGTCGGCGACCAGCCGCTTGGCCGGTACAACATCGCGCCGACCACGCCGGTGGCAGTACTGCGGATGGATGATGCAGGCCCACGAGCGGACCTGGTGAAGTGGGGATGGCGGCCGCACTGGGCGAATGATCGCGCTGCGCCGATCAACGCCCGCGTCGAGAAGGTGGCGCATGGTCCATTCTTCCGGGAGATCTGGCCACACCGGGCCATCACCCCAATCGACGGCTGGTACGAATGGGTTGATGAAGGTGGGCCGAAGAAGCAGCCGTACTACATCCGCCGCCAGGATGGGCGCCCTGCCCTTTGTGCCTCGATCGGCCAGTTCACCGGCACAGAGCGCGACGGGTTCGTCATCATCACCGCCGACGCTCAGGGCGGAATGGTCGACGTTCACGACCGCCGGCCTGTCGTGTTGTCGCCAGAACTGGCGTACGAGTGGATCGCGGCAGCAATGCCGAGCGAGCGCGCAGAACAACTGGTGCTCAACCTGGGTGAGCCGGCCGAAGCCTTCGACTGGTACCGGGTGGGTATCGCCGTGGGGAATGTGCGTAACCAAGGTGCCGAGCTGATAAACCCGCTTCAATGA